One window from the genome of Nicotiana tomentosiformis chromosome 5, ASM39032v3, whole genome shotgun sequence encodes:
- the LOC104098887 gene encoding uncharacterized protein has translation MACWSAESATKAYLRAIQMEKRAKEPDVSEFISALAAGNNSQLMVVACACASDSTTLALVAAAQQTGGTVICILSGVDKLNPSLEFLHDNARHVEFVIGDAKTLVINDYRRADCIVIDGNINNCKGILKTARRIGEIAIVNFGVQCVANGLMEMPKP, from the exons ATGGCCTGTTGGTCAGCTGAAAGTGCAACCAAAGCCTATCTCAGAGCAATACAAATG GAAAAGAGAGCTAAAGAGCCAGATGTATCAGAATTCATCTCAGCACTTGCTGCAGGAAACAACTCGCAATTGATGGTTGTTGCATGTGCTTGTGCATCTGACTCCACCACACTAGCCCTAGTGGCTGCAGCCCAGCAAACTGGTGGCACAGTCATTTGCATCCTTAGTGGTGTTGACAAACTAAATCCATCACTAGAATTTCTACACGATAACGCGAGACATGTTGAGTTTGTCATTGGAGATGCCAAAACTCTAGTAATAAATGACTACAGAAGAGCAGATTGTATAGTAATTGACGGTAACATCAACAACTGTAAAGGCATTCTTAAAACAGCACGAAGAATCGGGGAAATTGCCATCGTTAATTTTGGGGTACAATGCGTTGCGAATGGGCTCATGGAGATGCCAAAGCCTTAA